The Polyangiaceae bacterium genome includes a region encoding these proteins:
- a CDS encoding protein kinase: protein MKTVAELERSDRLEEAAELAESSAAHAEAARLWERACRYDRAALAALAAGDARRAMTLAVRAASPELEARASSELAKTPHEAALLAAQLSDQGRFASAARLWLALGDPGAAAGAFERVGAWLDAARSHRAASDPRRAARCLEQAAEDETAGFEAHLMLGELYLEHARHDAAVRVLQRIPKSAPERARALPLLSRALSALGLTDAVAELGPELGALGAQAQARAQSSPATEPGESVLFGRYRVVADVARTPTARVLRALDLVAGGEVAVKLFSAASLRDAGRDALVRFEREAVALGKLRHPAIVPLRGYVPEGPAVVLEWMAGGSLADLLEQDTISPARAVEIAVAVLGALSEAHRRGILHRDIKPANVLFDAAGAAYLADFGTAHVADAAATVTSGVIGTLAYMAPEQRAGAPANARSDVYGVGALLWHALTDAPPAEDRDFLSDELGDAQRDLVRRLIGPEPARPESALEARDLLAASSWPRTKPPRRPASVAPVSHPAASARGRLTLIDGVRYRDSWLERDVYVLQLASAAAERARAFARADHRALASVLCVQPDKSAVWVEVVSGERVTLLDPQERRELGDALAALHRAGSAHGAVDSSHVIRRGGETLLGFPLSPAHGSAEADFEALDALARSTLPAG, encoded by the coding sequence ATGAAGACCGTCGCCGAGCTCGAACGGAGCGACCGGCTGGAAGAGGCGGCTGAGCTGGCGGAGTCGAGCGCCGCGCACGCCGAGGCGGCGCGGCTCTGGGAGCGGGCCTGCCGCTACGATCGCGCGGCGCTCGCTGCCCTCGCCGCGGGCGACGCCCGCCGAGCGATGACGCTCGCCGTCCGGGCGGCGTCCCCCGAGCTCGAAGCCCGAGCCAGCAGCGAGCTCGCGAAGACCCCACACGAGGCGGCCTTGCTCGCCGCGCAGCTGTCCGACCAAGGGCGCTTCGCCAGCGCGGCGCGGCTCTGGCTCGCGCTCGGCGACCCGGGCGCCGCGGCCGGCGCCTTCGAGCGCGTCGGGGCCTGGCTCGACGCGGCGCGCTCGCACCGCGCGGCCTCCGACCCGCGCCGGGCGGCGCGCTGCCTGGAGCAGGCGGCTGAGGACGAGACGGCGGGGTTCGAAGCGCACTTGATGCTCGGGGAGCTCTACCTGGAGCACGCGCGACACGACGCCGCGGTGCGTGTGCTCCAGAGGATCCCGAAGAGCGCGCCGGAGCGCGCACGAGCGCTGCCGCTGCTCTCTCGCGCGCTCTCCGCGTTGGGCCTCACCGACGCAGTCGCCGAGCTCGGACCCGAGCTTGGAGCGCTCGGCGCGCAGGCGCAGGCACGGGCCCAGAGCTCGCCCGCCACCGAGCCCGGTGAGTCGGTGCTGTTCGGGCGCTACCGCGTGGTCGCGGACGTCGCCCGCACTCCGACCGCGCGAGTACTGCGGGCTCTGGATCTGGTCGCCGGCGGCGAGGTGGCCGTCAAGCTCTTCTCCGCCGCGTCCCTGCGCGACGCGGGTCGCGACGCGTTGGTGCGCTTCGAGCGCGAGGCCGTCGCGCTCGGCAAGCTGCGCCACCCCGCCATCGTACCGCTCCGCGGCTACGTCCCCGAGGGCCCGGCGGTGGTGCTGGAGTGGATGGCCGGCGGCTCCCTCGCGGATCTGCTCGAGCAGGACACGATCTCGCCGGCGCGCGCCGTCGAGATCGCCGTCGCCGTGCTCGGCGCGCTCTCGGAGGCCCACCGCCGTGGCATCCTGCACCGCGACATCAAACCGGCCAACGTGCTGTTCGACGCCGCCGGCGCCGCGTACCTCGCGGACTTCGGCACGGCCCACGTCGCCGACGCCGCCGCCACGGTCACCAGCGGCGTGATCGGCACGCTGGCCTACATGGCGCCGGAGCAGCGCGCGGGCGCGCCGGCCAATGCCCGAAGCGACGTCTACGGCGTGGGGGCGCTGCTCTGGCACGCGCTGACCGACGCCCCGCCGGCAGAAGACCGCGACTTCCTCTCGGACGAGCTCGGCGACGCTCAGCGGGACTTGGTGCGGCGCCTGATCGGCCCCGAGCCCGCGCGACCCGAGAGCGCGCTCGAGGCGCGCGACCTGCTCGCCGCGTCGAGCTGGCCGCGGACCAAGCCGCCGCGCCGGCCCGCGAGCGTCGCGCCGGTGTCGCACCCCGCCGCGAGCGCCCGCGGCAGGCTCACCCTGATCGACGGCGTGCGTTACCGCGACAGCTGGCTCGAGCGCGACGTCTACGTGCTCCAGCTGGCGAGCGCCGCCGCAGAGCGCGCCCGCGCCTTCGCGCGCGCCGACCACCGAGCGCTCGCCAGCGTCCTCTGCGTGCAGCCGGATAAGAGCGCCGTCTGGGTGGAGGTCGTGAGCGGGGAGCGCGTTACCCTGCTCGACCCGCAGGAGCGCCGCGAGCTCGGCGACGCGCTCGCGGCGCTGCACCGAGCGGGCTCCGCTCATGGCGCCGTGGACTCCTCCCATGTGATTCGCCGGGGTGGCGAGACGCTCCTCGGGTTCCCGCTGTCCCCGGCCCACGGCAGCGCGGAGGCGGATTTCGAGGCGCTCGATGCGCTCGCCCGGAGTACTCTCCCCGCGGGATGA
- a CDS encoding YcbK family protein has protein sequence MRIGPAARSSILLALCASLVAFAVEAEAKPKARPTARRATGAAYRAHVLRWHAKDDAARAPLDAQGRPKLVLENINTKERVELEALGDGGGFSEAERARATSVLRDTHRGGDRAADAELLDLLYRLQRHFDAPCVRVVSAYRAGGASQHARGRAADIVLPGVDDAKLAAYARSLGNTGVGLYPRSGFVHVDVRESPHYWVDSSGPGERSRPVKQKKPAKKVARKSPRPGVR, from the coding sequence ATGCGGATCGGCCCGGCAGCGCGCTCGTCGATCCTGCTCGCGCTGTGCGCGAGCCTCGTCGCCTTCGCCGTCGAGGCCGAGGCCAAGCCCAAGGCTCGCCCGACCGCGCGACGCGCCACCGGCGCGGCCTACCGCGCCCACGTGCTCCGCTGGCACGCGAAGGACGACGCCGCGCGCGCTCCGCTGGACGCGCAGGGGCGCCCGAAGCTCGTGCTGGAGAACATCAACACCAAGGAGCGAGTCGAGCTCGAGGCACTGGGCGACGGCGGCGGGTTCAGCGAAGCGGAGCGCGCGCGCGCGACGAGCGTGCTCCGGGACACACACCGCGGCGGCGACCGCGCCGCCGATGCCGAGCTGCTCGATCTGCTCTACCGGCTGCAACGGCACTTCGACGCACCTTGCGTGCGGGTGGTCAGCGCGTATCGCGCCGGCGGCGCTTCGCAGCACGCGCGCGGGCGCGCCGCCGACATCGTGCTCCCCGGCGTGGACGACGCGAAGCTGGCGGCCTACGCGCGCTCGCTCGGCAACACGGGCGTCGGGCTCTATCCGAGGAGCGGCTTCGTGCACGTGGACGTGCGCGAGAGCCCCCACTACTGGGTAGACTCGAGCGGCCCGGGAGAGCGCAGCCGCCCCGTCAAGCAGAAGAAGCCCGCGAAGAAGGTCGCGCGGAAGAGCCCACGACCCGGCGTTCGATGA
- a CDS encoding YfhL family 4Fe-4S dicluster ferredoxin: MATHITIDCINCGACEPDCPNDAISQGDEIYEIDPERCTECVGYFDHEACQAVCPVKCCLPDPLRVETEPVLLERALRLHPNDPDLQARAQRGEVPSRFRK; encoded by the coding sequence ATGGCCACACACATCACGATCGACTGCATCAACTGCGGCGCGTGCGAGCCCGACTGCCCGAACGACGCCATCAGCCAGGGCGACGAGATCTACGAGATCGACCCGGAGCGCTGCACCGAGTGCGTCGGCTACTTCGACCACGAGGCCTGTCAGGCGGTTTGCCCGGTGAAGTGTTGCCTGCCGGATCCGCTCCGGGTGGAGACCGAGCCGGTGCTGCTCGAGCGTGCGCTCCGCCTGCACCCGAACGACCCGGATCTCCAAGCTCGCGCCCAGCGCGGCGAGGTGCCGTCGCGCTTCCGAAAGTGA